One window of Camelina sativa cultivar DH55 chromosome 4, Cs, whole genome shotgun sequence genomic DNA carries:
- the LOC104779871 gene encoding uncharacterized protein LOC104779871 — translation MEEESRIGDELSSLIITAERLRVAVDEAESFKTECGELGKQVDRLAQMLRTLVRFVSGSPQPVYDRPIRRVIVDVKKNLERGFALVRKCRRHNLIRRVCTIINAGDFRKVVNLLESSNGDVKWILSVFDSDGDGSFGGGGIVISLPPIATNDPILPWVWSLAASVQMGKLVDKIDAANQLGSLAGDNDRNKKIIVDEGGVAPLLRLLKESSSAEGQIAAATTLELLACDGDKVRSIVNELGVPILVQVLGDSSVRVQIKVATLVARMAEHDPIAQDEFARQSVIKPLVTLLSLDVFVDDLHLSKHSSIHSLVQMNKDIEKDPSLKVYKPFKSSKSNVYRDIGGSGSRTGNFKKERDNENPEVKLELKVNCAEALWMLARGNVANSRRITETKGLLSLAKIVEKEVGELQYNCLMTLMEITAAAESNADLRRAAFKTNSPAAKAVIDQMLWLIKDVDSPILKIPAIQSIGSLARTFPARETRMIEPLVQKLGSSNQEVAITAVISLQKFVCPENFLCSQHSKNIIEYGAIPLLMKLIRNFEQQMQLQCLALLCYLSINASNHGQLEQAKVLTVLEGAERLAGLQNMELRELVSKAIYQLSLYNAGSHSQMLSYGGP, via the coding sequence ATGGAAGAAGAGAGTCGAATTGGAGACGAGCTCTCCAGTTTGATAATCACGGCGGAGCGACTCCGTGTAGCGGTGGATGAAGCTGAATCGTTCAAAACAGAGTGTGGTGAGCTTGGTAAACAAGTGGATCGTCTCGCTCAAATGCTTAGAACGCTTGTTCGGTTCGTCTCCGGTTCTCCTCAACCGGTTTACGACCGTCCGATTCGTAGAGTCATCGTCGATGTTAAGAAGAATCTAGAGCGAGGTTTCGCTCTCGTTCGCAAGTGTAGGAGACACAATCTGATCCGGCGGGTTTGTACTATCATCAACGCTGGCGATTTTCGCAAAGTGGTTAACCTTCTGGAATCTTCCAACGGCGATGTGAAATGGATTCTGAGCGTGTTCGATTCCGACGGTGACGGAAGTTTCGGCGGTGGTGGGATTGTGATTTCGCTTCCTCCGATTGCTACGAATGATCCGATTTTGCCTTGGGTTTGGTCTTTGGCTGCTTCGGTACAGATGGGGAAACTGGTGGATAAGATTGACGCGGCGAATCAGCTCGGTTCTCTTGCCGGAGATAATGATCGGAACAAGAAGATTATTGTTGACGAAGGTGGTGTTGCTCCGTTGCTTAGGCTTTTAAAGGAGAGTTCATCAGCGGAAGGGCAAATCGCGGCGGCTACGACGTTAGAGTTATTGGCTTGTGATGGGGATAAGGTTAGGTCTATTGTTAATGAACTCGGTGTTCCTATTCTTGTTCAGGTTCTTGGTGATTCTTCTGTTAGAGTTCAGATTAAGGTAGCTACATTGGTTGCAAGAATGGCTGAGCATGATCCTATTGCTCAAGATGAGTTCGCTAGGCAGAGTGTGATTAAGCCGCTAGTTACGTTGCTTTCTTTGGATGTGTTTGTCGATGATCTTCATTTGAGTAAGCATAGTAGTATTCACTCTCTTGTTCAGATGAACAAAGATATTGAGAAAGATCCGTCTTTGAAAGTTTATAAGCCGTTTAAGAGTTCTAAGTCGAATGTGTATCGTGACATTGGCGGTAGTGGAAGTAGAACAGGgaattttaagaaagaaagggaTAATGAGAATCCTGAGGTGAAACTTGAGCTTAAGGTTAATTGTGCGGAAGCTTTGTGGATGCTTGCTAGAGGCAATGTAGCTAATAGTAGGAGGATTACGGAAACGAAAGGGTTGCTTTCTTTGGCCAAGATTGTGGAAAAAGAAGTTGGTGAATTGCAGTACAATTGTTTGATGACTCTGATGGAGATAACAGCTGCTGCAGAGTCAAACGCTGACCTTAGACGAGCAGCTTTCAAAACCAATTCCCCGGCTGCTAAAGCTGTTATTGACCAGATGTTATGGCTAATCAAAGACGTTGATAGCCCGATTCTGAAAATCCCAGCGATTCAATCTATCGGGTCGTTGGCGCGGACATTCCCTGCAAGAGAAACGAGAATGATCGAGCCATTGGTCCAGAAACTCGGTAGTAGCAATCAAGAAGTGGCGATAACAGCTGTGATTTCGTTGCAGAAATTTGTCTGTCCCGAGAACTTCCTCTGCTCACAGCACTCTAAGAACATCATCGAATACGGGGCGATCCCGTTACTGATGAAACTGATAAGGAACTTCGAGCAGCAAATGCAGCTACAGTGTCTAGCGCTGCTTTGTTACCTTTCGATTAACGCTAGTAACCACGGGCAGCTGGAACAAGCCAAGGTTTTGACGGTGCTTGAAGGTGCAGAACGGTTGGCGGGTTTGCAGAACATGGAGTTGAGAGAACTTGTATCGAAAGCGATATATCAGTTGAGTCTATACAACGCAGGAAGCCATAGTCAAATGCTATCGTATGGTGGTCCTTAA
- the LOC104779872 gene encoding polygalacturonase At1g48100-like — protein MKTIKSSPLLAMLLGVIIVAAAISTISVEGRKHHVKKIKSKHRRHSKTTPSGSPAPAPYPSTHDGVFNILSFGAMGDGLSDDSKALVGAWKAACKVAGGKVDIPAGKQFLVKAVTLQGPCKDDTVIQIEGTLVAPEKIGSWPKSNLFQWLNFKWVSHVIIQGSGTLNGRGSNWWNLDTYQTQSRKYIPPMKPTALRFYASENVTVRDISIVNSPLCHLKFDDSDGVKVNNITISSPENSPNTDGIHLQNTRNVEIQHSNIACGDDCVSIQTGSSNVHIHHINCGPGHGISIGGLGKDKSVACVSDIIVEDISIQNTLAGVRIKTWQGGLGVVKNLTFSNIQVTDVKVPIVIDQYYCDKSTCKNQTRAVSISGVKYNNIVGSFTVQPVRIACSNNVPCMGVDLMDIRLRPSGGIRGLQTHQQQQALCWNSYGKTQGPLVPSSIGYCLRKSNIGAYYSQKVARSYDNICPS, from the exons atgaagACAATAAAGAGTTCGCCTCTTTTAGCAATGCTGCTCGGTGTCATTATCGTAGCCGCCGCCATCTCCACCATCTCCGTCGAGGGTCGTAAACATCACGTCAAGAAGATCAAATCCAAACACCGTCGTCATTCCAAAACTACCCCTTCCGGCTCTCCCGCACCGGCTCCTTACCCGTCCACCCACGATGGCGTTTTCAACATTCTCTCCTTCGGTGCCATGGGTGATGGACTCTCCGACGACTCAAAG GCATTGGTCGGAGCGTGGAAGGCGGCTTGCAAAGTGGCCGGTGGGAAAGTGGATATTCCGGCAGGGAAACAGTTTTTAGTGAAGGCAGTGACACTGCAAGGTCCGTGCAAGGATGATACGGTGATTCAAATAGAAGGGACCTTAGTGGCTCCGGAGAAGATAGGGTCGTGGCCTAAGTCAAACTTGTTTCAGTGGCTTAACTTCAAATGGGTCAGTCACGTGATCATCCAAGGCTCAGGGACTCTTAATGGTCGCGGCTCTAACTGGTGGAACTTGGACACTTATCAGACTCAG TCGAGAAAGTATATCCCACCAATGAAACCAACG GCACTTAGGTTTTATGCAAGTGAGAACGTGACGGTCCGTGACATAAGCATCGTGAACAGCCCACTGTGTCATCTGAAGTTCGATGACTCGGACGGAGTCAAAGTCAACAACATTACGATCTCGTCGCCGGAGAATAGCCCTAACACCGACGGTATTCACCTCCAGAACACACGTAACGTCGAGATTCAACACTCTAACATCGCTTGTG GAGATGACTGTGTATCCATCCAAACCGGCTCCTCCAATGTTCATATCCACCACATCAATTGTGGCCCTGGCCATGGCATCAg CATAGGTGGACTAGGGAAAGATAAGAGTGTGGCATGTGTTTCTGATATCATTGTAGAGGATATCTCTATACAGAACACTCTTGCCGGTGTTCGAATTAAGACTTGGCAG GGAGGATTGGGGGTCGTGAAGAACCTAACATTTTCGAACATACAAGTAACGGACGTGAAGGTTCCAATAGTAATCGACCAATATTACTGCGACAAGTCCACATGCAAGAATCAGACTCGTGCAGTGTCGATTTCCGGGGTCAAATACAACAACATTGTAGGTAGCTTCACGGTGCAACCGGTACGTATCGCATGCAGCAACAACGTGCCATGCATGGGCGTGGATCTTATGGATATAAGGCTAAGACCTTCTGGAGGGATCAGAGGGTTACAAACTCATCAGCAACAACAAGCTTTGTGTTGGAACTCGTACGGCAAAACACAAGGGCCTTTGGTTCCTTCAAGCATTGGCTATTGCTTGAGGAAGAGTAATATTGGTGCTTATTATTCACAAAAAGTTGCTCGGTCCTATGACAATATTTGCCCTTcataa
- the LOC104779873 gene encoding eukaryotic peptide chain release factor subunit 1-3, with amino-acid sequence MAEQESDKNIEIWKIKKLIKGLETARGNGTSMISLIMPPRDQVARVTKMLSDEYRTASNIKSRVNRQSVLSAITSAQQRLKLYNKVPPNGLVLYTGTIVTDDGKEKKVTIDFEPFKPINASLYLCDNKFHTEPLNELLESDDKFGFIIMDGNGTLFGTLSGNTREVLHKFTVDLPKKHGRGGQSALRFARLRMEKRHNYVRKTAELATQFYINPATSQPNVSGLILAGSADFKTELSQSELFDPRLQAKILNVVDVSYGGENGFNQAIELSAEILSNVKFIQEKKLIGKYFEEISQDTGKYVFGVDDTLKALEMGAVETLIVWENLDIHRYELKNTTTGEIVIKHLGKDQENNQSNFHDAETNAELEVQEKMPLLEWFANEYKRFGCTLEFVTNKSQEGSQFCRGFGGIGGLLRYQLDMRTFDELSDGEVYEDSD; translated from the exons ATGGCAGAGCAAGAATCAGATAAGAACATTGAGATTTGGAAGATTAAGAAGCTAATCAAGGGTCTTGAAACCGCTAGAGGTAATGGAACGAGTATGATCTCTCTTATCATGCCTCCTAGAGATCAGGTAGCTCGTGTAACTAAGATGCTTTCTGATGAATATCGAACCGCCTCAAACATTAAGAGTCGTGTGAACCGTCAATCTGTTTTGTCTGCTATTACTTCCGCTCAACAGAGATTGAAGCTCTACAACAAAGTTCCTCCCAATGGTCTTGTTCTGTACACTGGAACCATTGTTACGGATGATggtaaagagaagaaagtgaCGATTGATTTCGAGCCTTTCAAGCCCATCAATGCTTCCTTGTACTTGTGTGACAATAAGTTCCACACGGAGCCTTTGAACGAGCTTTTAGAGTCTGATGACAAGTTTGGTTTCATTATTATGGATGGGAATGGAACTTTGTTTGGTACTTTGAGTGGGAATACAAGAGAGGTTCTGCACAAGTTCACTGTCGATCTTCCTAAGAAGCACGGAAGAGGAGGACAGTCTGCGCTCCGGTTTGCTCGTCTTAGGATGGAGAAGAGACATAACTATGTGAGGAAAACTGCGGAACTTGCCACTCAG TTTTACATTAATCCAGCTACGAGTCAGCCCAATGTCTCTGGTCTCATACTTGCTGGTTCAGCGGATTTCAAGACCGAGTTAAGTCAGTCAGAACTGTTTGATCCTCGTCTTCAAGCTAAGATACTGAATGTGGTTGATGTTTCTTACGGAGGAGAGAATGGTTTCAACCAAGCAATTGAGCTGTCTGCTGAGATTCTATCTAACGTGAAGTTCATACAGGAAAAGAAATTGATTGGGAAGTACTTTGAGGAGATTAGTCAAGACACTGGGAAATATGTTTTCGGTGTTGATGATACTTTGAAGGCTCTAGAAATGGGTGCTGTTGAAACTCTGATAGTGTGGGAGAATCTGGATATCCATAGGTATGAGTTAAAGAACACCACGACTGGAGAAATTGTGATTAAGCATTTGGGAAAAGATCAAGAGAACAATCAAAGCAATTTTCATGATGCAGAGACCAATGCGGAGTTAGAAGTTCAGGAGAAGATGCCTCTGCTTGAATGGTTTGCTAATGAGTATAAACGTTTTGGTTGTACGCTTGAGTTTGTGACTAACAAGTCCCAAGAAGGGTCACAATTTTGCAGAGGCTTTGGTGGAATTGGTGGATTGTTGCGGTACCAGCTTGATATGAGGACATTCGATGAATTATCAGATGGGGAAGTTTACGAAGATTCAGATTAA